The following proteins are co-located in the Odocoileus virginianus isolate 20LAN1187 ecotype Illinois unplaced genomic scaffold, Ovbor_1.2 Unplaced_Scaffold_18, whole genome shotgun sequence genome:
- the LOC139033565 gene encoding uncharacterized protein gives MVIGRRGARDDGRWGGQGGARSAETAPLLRVPALHLSTPPHSLWVLGGVRAPQFTGLCALSWGKAKRRFPRAQGPGDLGDSVGASPPAPGRTPPAVLRASGPRDDPGQCIGGAQGPGVARWEGTLPKHSCYPGPPMVAALSAYCLPLPWEVKGPHGAGKSQEAGGSGEIWGFPLSSRHPSLPEAEGGDCPQTRQDQVSGDVRRCGFNP, from the exons ATGGTCATTGGTAGA CGGGGAGCGAGAGACGACGGCCGCTGGGGCGGTCAGGGCGGGGCTCGAAGCGCGGAGACGGCCCCCTTGCTCCGTGTCCCCGCCCTCCATCTCAGTACTCCACCGCACTCCCTCTGGGTCCTGGGCGGGGTCAGAGCCCCGCAGTTCACTGGGTTGTGCGCCCTCTCTTGGGGGAAGGCGAAAAGACGCTTCCCCCGAGCCCAGGGccctggagaccttggggattCCGTCGGGGCCTCACCCCCCGCTCCTGGCAGGACTCCGCCTGCTGTACTGAGGGCGTCTGGCCCTCGAGATGACCCGGGACAGTGTATTGGGGGAGCCCAGGGACCGG GTGTGGCCCGCTGGGAGGGAACCTTGCCCAAGCACTCCTGTTATCCAGGACCGCCTATGGTTGCAGCCCTCAGTGCCTactgcctgcctctcccctggGAGGTCAAG GGTCCCCACGGAGCTGGGAAAAGCCAGGAGGCTGGTGGCTCTGGCGAGATCTGGGGCTTCCCGTTGAGCAGTCGTCACCCTTCCCTGCCTGAAGCCGAAGGAGGGGACTGTCCACAGACCAGGCAAGATCAGGTGTCAG gagacgtgaggagatgcgggttcaatccttga
- the RPL10 gene encoding large ribosomal subunit protein uL16 encodes MGRRPARCYRYCKNKPYPKSRFCRGVPDAKIRIFDLGRKKAKVDEFPLCGHMVSDEYEQLSSEALEAARICANKYMVKSCGKDGFHIRVRLHPFHVIRINKMLSCAGADRLQTGMRGAFGKPQGTVARVHIGQVIMSIRTKLQNKEHVIEALRRAKFKFPGRQKIHISKKWGFTKFNADEFENMVAEKRLIPDGCGVKYIPNRGPLDKWRALHS; translated from the exons ATGGGCCGCCGCCCCGCCCGGTG TTACCGGTATTGTAAGAACAAGCCGTACCCAAAGTCCCGCTTCTGCCGAGGTGTCCCTG atgctAAGATCCGCATCTTCGACTTGGGGCGTAAGAAGGCCAAAGTGGATGAGTTCCCACTCTGTGGCCACATGGTGTCAGATGAGTATGAGCAGCTCTCCTCTGAAG CCCTGGAGGCTGCCCGTATTTGTGCCAACAAGTACATGGTGAAAAGCTGTGGCAAAGATGGTTTTCACATCCGAGTGCGGCTCCACCCCTTCCATGTCATCCGCATCAACAAGATGTTGTCTTGCGCTGGAGCTGATAG ACTCCAGACAGGTATGCGCGGTGCCTTTGGAAAGCCCCAGGGCACAGTGGCCAGGGTCCACATTGGCCAGGTCATAATGTCCATCCGCACCAAGCTGCAGAACAAGGAGCATGTGATTGAAGCCCTCCGCCGGGCCAAGTTCAAGTTCCCTGGCCGTCAGAAG atcCACATCTCCAAGAAGTGGGGATTTACCAAGTTCAATGCGGATGAATTTGAGAACATGGTGGCAGAAAAGCGACTCATCCCGGACGGCTGTGGGGTCAAATACATCCCTAATCGTGGTCCCCTGGACAAATGGCGGGCCCTGCACTCATGA
- the DNASE1L1 gene encoding deoxyribonuclease-1-like 1 isoform X2: MVLQEVVDSSDSAIPLLLRELNRFGDSGPYASHSSRLLGRSTYKEKYVYIYRSHEAEVRDSYVYEDQDDLFIREPFVCWFSLHSKVLPSLVLVPLHTTPKAVETELNALYDVFLDASRRWQTKDVILLGDFNADCASLTKKRLDDLVLRTQAGFHWAIADGVDTTVRASTHCTYDRIVLHGEHLKGLLRGAAAFDFPQSFGLTEQEALNISDHYPVEVDLALSWAAHGVQPPGLATLWLSLLLPLQLGLVA, from the exons ATGGTGCTGCAGGAGGTGGTGGACTCTTCTGACAGTGCCATCCCCCTTTTGCTTCGAGAACTCAATCG ATTTGGTGACTCTGGGCCCTACGCCTCCCACAGCAGCCGCCTGCTGGGGCGCAGCACATACAAGGAGAAGTACGTGTATATCTACCG GTCACATGAGGCAGAGGTTCGGGACTCCTACGTGTACGAGGATCAGGATGACCTCTTTATCCGGGAGCCCTTTGTGTGCTGGTTCTCTTTACACAGCAAGG TTCTTCCCAGCCTGGTGCTGGTCCCACTGCACACCACTCCGAAGGCCGTGGAGACAGAGCTGAATGCCCTGTATGACGTGTTTCTGGATGCTTCCAGGCGCTGGCAGACCAAG GATGTGATCCTGCTTGGGGACTTCAATGCTGACTGTGCGTCACTGACCAAAAAGCGCCTGGATGACCTAGTCCTTCGGACTCAGGCCGGCTTCCACTGGGCTATCGCTGACGGCGTGGACACTACGGTGCGGGCTAGCACCCACTGCACCTATGACCGTATCGTGCTCCACGGGGAGCACCTCAAGGGTCTGCTGCGTGGCGCGGCCGCCTTCGACTTCCCCCAGAGCTTTGGGCTCACTGAGCAGGAG GCCCTCAACATCAGTGATCACTACCCTGTGGAGGTGGACCTGGCCCTGAGCTGGGCAGCACATGGGGTCCAGCCCCCTGGCCTGGCCACTCTGTGGCTGTCACTGCTGCTGCCCCTCCAACTGGGCCTGGTGGCCTGA
- the DNASE1L1 gene encoding deoxyribonuclease-1-like 1 isoform X1, with protein sequence MAREPVLDTLVKILARCDIMVLQEVVDSSDSAIPLLLRELNRFGDSGPYASHSSRLLGRSTYKEKYVYIYRSHEAEVRDSYVYEDQDDLFIREPFVCWFSLHSKVLPSLVLVPLHTTPKAVETELNALYDVFLDASRRWQTKDVILLGDFNADCASLTKKRLDDLVLRTQAGFHWAIADGVDTTVRASTHCTYDRIVLHGEHLKGLLRGAAAFDFPQSFGLTEQEALNISDHYPVEVDLALSWAAHGVQPPGLATLWLSLLLPLQLGLVA encoded by the exons ATGGCCAGGGAACCTGTGCTTGATACCTTAGTGAAG ATCCTGGCTCGCTGTGACATCATGGTGCTGCAGGAGGTGGTGGACTCTTCTGACAGTGCCATCCCCCTTTTGCTTCGAGAACTCAATCG ATTTGGTGACTCTGGGCCCTACGCCTCCCACAGCAGCCGCCTGCTGGGGCGCAGCACATACAAGGAGAAGTACGTGTATATCTACCG GTCACATGAGGCAGAGGTTCGGGACTCCTACGTGTACGAGGATCAGGATGACCTCTTTATCCGGGAGCCCTTTGTGTGCTGGTTCTCTTTACACAGCAAGG TTCTTCCCAGCCTGGTGCTGGTCCCACTGCACACCACTCCGAAGGCCGTGGAGACAGAGCTGAATGCCCTGTATGACGTGTTTCTGGATGCTTCCAGGCGCTGGCAGACCAAG GATGTGATCCTGCTTGGGGACTTCAATGCTGACTGTGCGTCACTGACCAAAAAGCGCCTGGATGACCTAGTCCTTCGGACTCAGGCCGGCTTCCACTGGGCTATCGCTGACGGCGTGGACACTACGGTGCGGGCTAGCACCCACTGCACCTATGACCGTATCGTGCTCCACGGGGAGCACCTCAAGGGTCTGCTGCGTGGCGCGGCCGCCTTCGACTTCCCCCAGAGCTTTGGGCTCACTGAGCAGGAG GCCCTCAACATCAGTGATCACTACCCTGTGGAGGTGGACCTGGCCCTGAGCTGGGCAGCACATGGGGTCCAGCCCCCTGGCCTGGCCACTCTGTGGCTGTCACTGCTGCTGCCCCTCCAACTGGGCCTGGTGGCCTGA